A genomic region of Gemmata massiliana contains the following coding sequences:
- a CDS encoding ABC transporter permease — MGASAPPPEAEPPLTVLEPQRGWALPDVRELWRYRELLFFLALRDVKVRYKQTVLGLGWAVAQPLATMAVFVLFLGKMAGTSNGIEHYPLFVFAGMVAWTFFGSTVTTAAGSVVANERLVTKIYFPRLVIPFSTVGVSVFDLVIASGLLAVIALSFGVVPGWSILAMPLVVLMLAVASAGVGVLLAALIVSQRDFKYVLTFGVQLWMFATPSIYLPTEALGPTAQTYLPLNPAYGLVLAFRQSALGGAIDWYALGVSSAVGAILAVAGVLYFRRVERSFADTI; from the coding sequence GTGGGTGCCTCTGCGCCGCCACCCGAGGCAGAACCGCCTCTCACCGTACTGGAACCACAACGCGGCTGGGCGCTGCCCGACGTGCGGGAACTCTGGCGCTACCGCGAACTGCTGTTCTTCCTCGCGCTGCGCGACGTCAAGGTTCGGTACAAGCAAACGGTCCTCGGACTCGGCTGGGCGGTCGCGCAGCCGCTCGCGACGATGGCCGTGTTCGTGCTGTTCCTCGGCAAGATGGCCGGAACGTCGAACGGCATCGAGCACTACCCGTTGTTCGTATTCGCCGGGATGGTCGCGTGGACGTTCTTCGGCAGCACCGTAACCACGGCGGCTGGTAGCGTGGTCGCGAACGAGCGGCTCGTAACGAAAATCTACTTCCCGCGCCTCGTGATCCCGTTCAGTACGGTTGGGGTCAGTGTGTTCGATTTGGTCATCGCGTCGGGCCTGCTCGCGGTCATAGCTCTGTCGTTTGGCGTCGTGCCCGGGTGGTCGATACTCGCGATGCCGCTCGTGGTGCTGATGCTTGCCGTCGCGTCGGCCGGGGTGGGCGTGCTGCTCGCGGCGCTGATTGTGTCGCAGCGCGACTTCAAGTACGTGCTTACGTTCGGCGTGCAGTTGTGGATGTTTGCGACGCCGAGCATCTATTTGCCGACCGAAGCACTGGGACCGACGGCGCAGACCTACCTCCCGTTGAACCCGGCCTACGGGCTGGTGCTCGCGTTCCGCCAATCCGCGCTCGGTGGCGCGATTGACTGGTACGCGCTCGGCGTGTCATCGGCCGTGGGCGCGATCCTCGCGGTTGCGGGCGTGCTGTACTTTCGCCGCGTGGAGCGATCCTTCGCGGACACGATTTAG
- a CDS encoding VanZ family protein, with amino-acid sequence MKSVRGVYAWALVGVAAFIVYGSLVPFHFGPRTNSFGRVLADGVKITSRSDAIANVMLGMPLGFVLLGLVAADCHWSRRKVAVCGALLLPVCLLFSSAVEFTQLYTIERTCSVSDIVAQGLGAFAGLAAWVLWGQKLTDHVRLMWARADVNAAGKVLIAYFALLAFIQVLPLDLSASPAELYRKIRDTVRFVPFGTFEGLSDAERWEQIAKLAKLAGLYFPLGLLAARLGGRVRSWSVIRIALAAGAVALCLESAQLVVKSRTPSTTDAVVGTLAVIAGWYAGRVHYEGLALLFAMSWGTVWFAGMTPVTQPPANTPRLDVPRPFDWMPGRPLESGDPLFTLEEILTKLVLFGLLGVLVAAWRLPPRHRRGPHGSVSVAAVIAVVLGLAVSAFFENGQRWYDTHTPCITDVLLGGLGAAVGVVGSSLTCVRRGSSPARTPRSAVC; translated from the coding sequence CGGGCGCGTCTTGGCCGACGGCGTGAAGATCACATCGCGGTCCGACGCGATCGCGAACGTGATGCTCGGAATGCCCCTCGGGTTCGTGCTCCTCGGTCTGGTCGCCGCCGATTGCCACTGGTCGCGGCGCAAGGTCGCGGTGTGCGGCGCGCTCCTCTTACCTGTCTGTCTGCTGTTTTCCAGCGCGGTCGAGTTCACACAACTCTACACCATTGAACGCACTTGCTCGGTATCGGACATCGTGGCGCAGGGCTTGGGCGCCTTCGCGGGGTTGGCTGCGTGGGTGTTGTGGGGCCAGAAACTCACCGACCATGTCCGCCTGATGTGGGCGCGGGCCGATGTGAACGCCGCTGGAAAAGTGCTCATTGCGTATTTCGCGCTGCTCGCATTCATTCAGGTACTCCCGCTCGATCTCAGTGCGAGTCCGGCCGAGCTGTATCGGAAGATACGCGACACGGTTCGGTTCGTGCCGTTCGGTACCTTCGAGGGGCTGAGCGACGCCGAGCGGTGGGAGCAGATCGCGAAGCTGGCGAAACTCGCGGGCTTGTACTTTCCTCTTGGGTTGCTCGCGGCGCGACTCGGGGGGCGGGTGCGGTCGTGGAGCGTGATTCGTATTGCGCTCGCGGCCGGGGCTGTTGCGCTGTGCTTGGAATCGGCGCAGTTGGTTGTGAAGTCGCGCACTCCGAGCACAACGGACGCGGTCGTCGGCACGCTGGCCGTGATCGCCGGGTGGTACGCGGGGCGCGTTCACTACGAGGGGCTGGCGCTCCTGTTCGCCATGAGTTGGGGAACCGTGTGGTTCGCCGGGATGACGCCCGTCACGCAGCCTCCTGCGAACACCCCGCGACTCGACGTGCCCCGCCCGTTCGACTGGATGCCCGGGCGCCCGCTCGAAAGCGGTGATCCGCTCTTTACACTCGAAGAGATACTCACGAAATTGGTGCTGTTCGGGCTGCTCGGCGTGCTTGTTGCAGCCTGGCGCTTGCCCCCGCGCCACAGGCGCGGCCCGCACGGGTCGGTTAGCGTCGCCGCGGTGATTGCTGTTGTTCTGGGGCTGGCCGTCTCCGCGTTCTTCGAGAACGGGCAGCGCTGGTACGACACGCACACGCCCTGCATCACCGACGTGTTGCTCGGCGGACTCGGCGCGGCGGTCGGTGTAGTCGGTTCGAGTTTAACTTGTGTGCGACGCGGCAGTTCGCCAGCGCGAACGCCTCGGTCCGCCGTGTGCTAA
- a CDS encoding ABC transporter ATP-binding protein, which yields MHPAIRVENLTKQFRLGGRPKGGLNLTEWLASALRSGGASTSSEAEEFWALKGVSFEVKRGEVVGIIGRNGAGKSTLLKILSRIADPTGGRVELRGRVGSLLEVGTGFHPELTGRENIFLNGSVLGMSRREITRSFDAIVAFAGVEGFLDTPVKRYSSGMYVRLAFAVAAHLNPEILIIDEVLAVGDAEFQNRCLGKMREVSAGGRTVLFVSHNMTAVQNLCSRAIVLAEGKVVTDGPPAEAVRSYLTQRGDLAAEWTDTREPSANRRVTLKTVRVRRADGTIAPAILPDQSFAIEIEYEVAAPASTQIAFRLNRDDGQTVLTTADNDTKRAFCTARRPGRFVARVGFPAHLLAPGRYHLLVAANQVGDRGHDLLESVLDFEVSAIGSLQQIENRLGVVMPLLEWTEERIGD from the coding sequence ATGCACCCGGCGATCCGCGTCGAGAATCTGACGAAACAGTTCCGATTGGGCGGTCGGCCGAAGGGCGGGCTGAACCTCACGGAGTGGCTCGCATCCGCACTGCGTTCGGGGGGCGCTTCGACCTCATCCGAAGCCGAGGAATTCTGGGCGCTGAAGGGCGTTTCGTTCGAGGTGAAGCGCGGCGAGGTGGTCGGCATCATCGGCCGCAACGGGGCCGGTAAGAGCACGCTGTTGAAGATCCTGTCGCGGATCGCGGACCCGACCGGCGGGCGCGTGGAGCTGCGCGGGCGCGTCGGGAGCCTCCTCGAAGTGGGCACCGGGTTCCACCCGGAGCTGACCGGGCGCGAGAACATCTTCCTGAACGGCAGCGTGCTCGGCATGAGTCGCCGCGAGATCACCCGGAGCTTCGACGCGATCGTCGCGTTCGCGGGCGTAGAGGGGTTCCTCGACACACCGGTGAAACGGTACTCGAGCGGCATGTACGTGCGACTCGCGTTCGCGGTCGCGGCACACCTGAACCCCGAGATCCTCATAATCGACGAGGTGCTCGCGGTTGGCGACGCGGAGTTCCAGAACCGGTGTTTGGGGAAGATGCGCGAAGTCTCGGCCGGCGGGCGCACGGTGCTGTTCGTCAGCCACAATATGACCGCGGTGCAGAACCTGTGCTCGCGCGCCATTGTGCTGGCCGAGGGTAAGGTGGTGACGGATGGGCCGCCCGCGGAAGCCGTTCGTTCGTATCTCACGCAGCGCGGTGACCTCGCGGCCGAGTGGACCGACACGCGCGAGCCAAGCGCGAACCGGCGCGTGACGCTCAAGACGGTCCGCGTGCGCCGGGCAGACGGGACGATCGCCCCCGCGATACTCCCGGACCAGTCGTTCGCCATTGAGATCGAGTACGAGGTGGCCGCGCCCGCGAGCACTCAGATCGCGTTCCGCTTGAACCGCGACGACGGGCAAACGGTGCTCACTACCGCGGACAACGACACGAAACGCGCGTTCTGCACCGCGCGCCGGCCCGGGCGGTTCGTGGCGCGGGTGGGGTTCCCGGCGCACCTGCTCGCGCCGGGCCGCTATCACTTGCTCGTGGCAGCGAACCAAGTCGGTGACCGCGGGCACGATCTGCTCGAATCGGTGCTCGACTTCGAGGTGTCCGCGATCGGCTCACTTCAACAGATCGAGAACCGGCTCGGCGTGGTGATGCCGCTGCTGGAGTGGACCGAGGAACGAATCGGAGATTGA